The Patescibacteria group bacterium DNA segment TCTTGAATTCCTGAAACGTGAAATTGATTTAGTGAAATCGCTCGACGAACGGCCGGTCATGGTCACCGAGTCCGGAGAACTTTCAACCTGGATGCGCACCGCCGGATTAGTCGACGTGCTCGGCGTCAGCCTCTACCGCACCACCTACAACCGCTATTTCGGATATTTCTACTATCCCCTTACTCCGAGTTTTTATCATAATAAAATTACACTTATTATTCCGCTCGTGCAAAAAGTAATTTGCAGCGAACTGCAGGCCGAGCCATGGGCGCCGGACCACATCAACAAAATGACTTTGGATCAGATGCACGATGCCATGACCGTAGAAACAATAAAAACAAATGCCGATTTTGCCCGCCGATCCGGATTCTCGGAAATCTACCTCTGGGGCGTTGAATGGTGGTATTATATGGATGAAAAATTCGACGACCCGACTTACTGGAACGCGATGAAAGAATTTTGGAAAAAATAATTTATGAAAACTAAGGCAATTCTACTCGTCCTGTTTCTCGCGCTCGTTGCCATAATCGGCGTGGCGGCGTGTTTGAGCCTATTCAGCAATTCTATTCCGGCCGTCTCGGGCAAACCCCGCGTCGCGGCCACCATCTTCCCGATTTATGATATCGCAAAAAACATCGCCGGAGATAAAATGGATGTTCTCTTGATTGCACCGCCCGGCGCCAGCCCCCATACTTTTGAAATAACGCCGGAACGAATCAGGGATCTTCAGGGATCGAAATTAATTTTCGCCATCGGCCACGGACTTGACACTTGGGCATCTCAAACCGCCCAAGCCCTGCCGAATTCAGAAGTAATCATCGTGGATAAAGGCATCGAACTCATAGCGGATGAAGAGGAATCGGGCGCCAATCCGCATTATTGGTTGAGCCTCAAAAATGCCCGCATTATCTCACTAAATATTCTGAACGCGCTCAAGAGCGCCGATCCAATTAACGGCGAATACTACGACCAGAATACTGCCTCATTTTTGTCCGAGCTTGATGCCGCCGACCGGGAAATTAAAAAATTGCTCGGTAATTTGACGGATAAGAATATCATCACCATGCATGATGCTTGGCCATATTTTGCCAAAGATTATGGAATTAATATTATCGCCTCATTTGAACCGTACCCCGGCAGTGAACCCACGCCGCAATATCTTGCCGAGTTGAGCCGCACCGCCAAAGAATACAACGTAAAAACTATTTTTTCCGAACCCCAGCTCTCAAGCCAGCTCCTCATCCCCTTTCTTGAAGACCTGGGAATGAATCTTGCCGTGCTTGATCCCGAAGGCGGGCTCGCCGGACGCGAAACATATATTGATTTAATGAAATTTAACGCACAGGCAATCCATGACGCCCTCAAATAAAAAAATTCCGGCAATTGAAGCGAAGAATTTAACCGTGGCCTTTAATCACGACGCGGTTTTGAATGAGCTGAATTTTTCGATACCCTCCGGAACAATCAGCGCGATTATCGGCCCGAACGGCGCCGGCAAAACCACTCTCCTTCGCGCCCTGCTCGGGCTCATTCCGATCCAGTCAGGTGAGATTAAAATATTCGGAAAGAAAGCCCATCCCTGCCGCCACCTCTTCGGCCATCATCAGGGACGGTGTGCGCATCCGACCTATGTGCCCCAGCGTTTTGAATTTGATAAAACCTTTCCCATTACGGTTACTGAATTTTTGGCGCTTGGCCTGCCGCACGGCCAGAAAAAAAATAAAATATTTGAAGCCCTAAAAGAAATCGGCATGCTGGAAAACAAAGACCGCCTGGTCGGCGAACTATCCGGGGGGCAGGTCCAGCGCGTCTTGATTGCCCGCGCCATCCTCGGAGATCCGAAAATAATTTTTTTGGACGAACCGTCAACCGGCATCGACATCGGCGGAGAAATGACTTTCTACGAACTGATCCGCCATCTCAACCGGACGCACGGTTCAACCTGCGTGCTTGTATCGCATGAAATTGAGGTAGTATACAAATTCGCAGACCGGGTCATTTGCCTTAATAAAACCATGGTTTGCCAAGGCGTGCCGCGGCAAGTCCTGACCGCCGAAACTCTGAATAAACTTTACGGCGAAGAGGTCGGGATACATAAGCACGATAATTAAAATTCATGCTAGAAATTCTTCAATTCCCTTTCATGCAGCGCGCGATTATCGGCGGACTGATACTCGGCCTGCTTCTTGCCATGCTTGGAGTTTTTGTGATTCTTCGCCGCATGGCCTTTTTCGGAGACGGCATCGCGCATGCTTCGCTCGCCGGCATTGCGATTGGCATTCTTGTCTCATCAAACCCGCTAATTGTCGCCATCGGCTGGAGCATAATTCTTGCAGTAATAATTTTTTACCTTGAACGAAAAACTAAACTTTCCTCCGATACCATTATCGGCATTTTGTTTACCGCCTCAATGGCGCTCGGCATCGTTCTTATCACATTAAAATCCGGCTATCAGCCCGAGCTCATCAGCTTTCTCTTTGGCAACATCCTGGCCATAAAAGTGTCCGAACTTATTATTATGTCGGTTTTTGCCGCCGCGGTTATCGCGTTCATTTTAATTTTTTACCGACAGATCGGATTTATTACTTTCGATAAAGATGGCGCCCGTGTCGCCGGTATTAATGCCACGGCGCTTGATTTGATTTTCTATATCGCATTAGCCGTAGCCACGGTTCTTGGCGTTAAGATTCTCGGCATCGTGCTCGTCTCCGCCCTGCTCATCATTCCGGCGTCAATCGCCAAAATCCTGGCAAAATCTTT contains these protein-coding regions:
- a CDS encoding metal ABC transporter substrate-binding protein translates to MKTKAILLVLFLALVAIIGVAACLSLFSNSIPAVSGKPRVAATIFPIYDIAKNIAGDKMDVLLIAPPGASPHTFEITPERIRDLQGSKLIFAIGHGLDTWASQTAQALPNSEVIIVDKGIELIADEEESGANPHYWLSLKNARIISLNILNALKSADPINGEYYDQNTASFLSELDAADREIKKLLGNLTDKNIITMHDAWPYFAKDYGINIIASFEPYPGSEPTPQYLAELSRTAKEYNVKTIFSEPQLSSQLLIPFLEDLGMNLAVLDPEGGLAGRETYIDLMKFNAQAIHDALK
- a CDS encoding metal ABC transporter ATP-binding protein, encoding MTPSNKKIPAIEAKNLTVAFNHDAVLNELNFSIPSGTISAIIGPNGAGKTTLLRALLGLIPIQSGEIKIFGKKAHPCRHLFGHHQGRCAHPTYVPQRFEFDKTFPITVTEFLALGLPHGQKKNKIFEALKEIGMLENKDRLVGELSGGQVQRVLIARAILGDPKIIFLDEPSTGIDIGGEMTFYELIRHLNRTHGSTCVLVSHEIEVVYKFADRVICLNKTMVCQGVPRQVLTAETLNKLYGEEVGIHKHDN
- a CDS encoding metal ABC transporter permease translates to MLEILQFPFMQRAIIGGLILGLLLAMLGVFVILRRMAFFGDGIAHASLAGIAIGILVSSNPLIVAIGWSIILAVIIFYLERKTKLSSDTIIGILFTASMALGIVLITLKSGYQPELISFLFGNILAIKVSELIIMSVFAAAVIAFILIFYRQIGFITFDKDGARVAGINATALDLIFYIALAVATVLGVKILGIVLVSALLIIPASIAKILAKSFRSLLSLSVIIAEFIIIGGLFLSYILNLPTGAVIILFGTALFFLTILAQKILKI